The following proteins are co-located in the Bacteroidales bacterium genome:
- a CDS encoding ATP-binding cassette domain-containing protein, with product MITASNLSIQFGKRILFQDVNLVFTPGNCYGIIGANGAGKSTFLKMLYGGVETRTGNVSFGHGERLSVLKQDHFEFDECVVLDTVMMGHTQLWSIMKEKDLLYAKSDFSDKDGLRASELEEKFNELDGWNAESNAATLLSGLGIKEEQHYKLLKELTGKEKVKVLLAQALFGKPDNLLLDEPTNDLDLETVNWLENYLSEFENTVLVVSHDRHFLDSICTHIIDIDFSKVQQFSGNYTFWYESSQLALRQQLTQNKKAEEKKKELLEFIARFRANVKKSKQTTSRKKMIEKLNIEEIQPSTRKYPGIIFTPGREPGNNVLSVKGLSKSVEGKLLFKDLNFTVNKNDKIAFLSRDTRAMTVLFEILKGHEKADHGTFEWGQTIVKAYLPLENEKFFEKDITLVDWLAQYSEDTSELYLRGFLGKMLFSGEEIYKKVNVLSGGERVRCMIARMMIRNANVMLLDSPTNHLDLESIQAFNNTLIKFKGNILMSSHDHEFIQTVCNRVIEIGPKGMIDKQIEYDDYISDENLMVRRNSIY from the coding sequence ATGATCACAGCTTCAAATCTCAGTATTCAATTCGGCAAACGTATTTTGTTTCAGGATGTAAATCTTGTATTCACCCCGGGCAACTGTTACGGTATAATCGGTGCCAATGGTGCCGGTAAATCCACATTTCTTAAGATGCTCTACGGAGGAGTGGAAACCAGAACAGGAAATGTCTCATTTGGTCATGGAGAAAGGTTATCAGTTCTTAAACAGGACCATTTTGAATTTGATGAATGCGTAGTTCTTGATACTGTTATGATGGGACATACCCAGTTGTGGAGCATCATGAAAGAGAAAGACCTTCTTTATGCAAAATCCGATTTCTCCGATAAGGATGGCTTAAGGGCATCTGAGCTTGAGGAAAAATTCAATGAACTTGATGGCTGGAATGCTGAGAGCAATGCCGCCACTCTGCTTAGCGGACTTGGTATTAAAGAAGAACAACATTACAAACTATTAAAGGAACTTACAGGAAAAGAGAAGGTTAAGGTGCTTCTTGCACAGGCCCTTTTTGGCAAACCTGATAACCTTCTGCTTGACGAACCTACAAATGACCTCGATCTTGAAACTGTAAACTGGCTTGAGAATTACCTTTCGGAATTCGAAAATACAGTACTGGTAGTATCTCACGACCGTCACTTCCTCGATTCAATCTGTACACACATTATCGATATAGATTTCAGTAAAGTACAACAGTTCTCAGGCAACTATACATTCTGGTATGAATCGAGTCAGCTTGCACTGAGACAACAGCTTACCCAAAACAAAAAAGCAGAGGAGAAGAAAAAGGAACTTCTTGAGTTTATTGCCCGTTTCAGGGCGAATGTCAAGAAATCGAAGCAGACAACAAGCAGGAAGAAGATGATTGAGAAGCTTAATATTGAAGAAATCCAGCCCTCAACACGGAAATACCCCGGAATAATATTCACTCCCGGAAGGGAACCGGGCAACAATGTGCTTTCTGTTAAAGGATTGAGTAAGAGTGTTGAAGGTAAGCTGTTGTTCAAAGATCTGAATTTTACAGTAAACAAGAATGATAAGATTGCCTTTCTGTCGAGAGATACCAGGGCGATGACTGTTCTATTTGAAATACTTAAGGGTCATGAAAAAGCTGATCATGGAACATTTGAATGGGGACAGACAATAGTTAAGGCCTATCTGCCTCTTGAGAATGAAAAATTCTTTGAGAAGGACATCACATTGGTCGACTGGCTGGCTCAGTACTCGGAAGATACCAGCGAACTTTACCTCAGGGGATTTCTGGGCAAAATGCTCTTCTCAGGTGAAGAGATCTATAAAAAAGTAAATGTTCTGTCTGGCGGAGAGAGAGTCAGATGCATGATTGCCCGAATGATGATACGCAATGCCAATGTTATGCTTCTCGATAGTCCTACCAACCATCTAGACCTTGAATCAATTCAGGCATTCAATAATACTCTGATAAAATTCAAAGGCAATATCCTGATGTCGTCCCACGACCATGAGTTTATTCAGACTGTTTGTAACCGCGTTATCGAGATCGGACCAAAAGGTATGATTGACAAGCAGATAGAATATGACGATTATATATCAGATGAGAATCTTATGGTGCGGCGAAACAGCATCTATTAG
- a CDS encoding DUF1801 domain-containing protein — MQIFAKSPDDYVNQIPEERRKTVNELRKVIKANLPKGFVEEMSYGMIGFIVPFSIYPKGYHVTPKVPLPFMAVASQKNFIALYHMGIYGDEKLLKWFTEEYPKHSKTKLDMGKGCIRFKKPDQIPYKLIGELSSKISVQEWIATYESRYVNNKSTKK; from the coding sequence ATGCAGATCTTTGCCAAATCGCCGGATGATTATGTGAATCAGATCCCGGAGGAGAGAAGGAAAACTGTAAATGAACTCAGGAAAGTAATAAAAGCCAATCTTCCGAAAGGATTTGTGGAGGAGATGAGCTATGGAATGATCGGTTTTATTGTTCCTTTTTCCATTTATCCCAAAGGGTATCATGTGACTCCGAAAGTACCTTTACCATTTATGGCAGTGGCTTCACAAAAAAATTTTATTGCCCTCTATCACATGGGTATATATGGTGATGAAAAGCTTTTAAAGTGGTTCACTGAAGAATATCCTAAACATTCAAAAACAAAGCTTGATATGGGGAAAGGCTGTATAAGATTTAAGAAACCAGATCAGATTCCATATAAGCTAATAGGGGAGCTGTCTTCAAAGATTTCTGTTCAGGAATGGATTGCAACTTATGAGAGTCGGTATGTAAATAATAAATCCACAAAAAAATGA
- a CDS encoding metallophosphoesterase has translation MKIVLKQLLVVLLLLSLITTTGFSQKKNSSPPFIVIQVTDPQFGMYEADKGFSKETELYERAVDAINKLNPDFVVLTGDLVNKKDDRAQVTEFKRITARIKKEIPVYYSPGNHDIGQPTTQKDIDSFISDYGHDRFSFKHKKSLIMGVNSCLIKSNTPVLEESQFEWLKKELNKGKKAKNVILFTHYPFFINSFDEADQYFNITVETRKRYLELFKEYGVDAVFAGHLHNNGSGKYGDMQMITTSAVGKPLGKADSGIRVIKVYPDRVESVYYTLNEIPFQ, from the coding sequence ATGAAAATAGTTTTAAAACAATTGCTCGTTGTACTTCTGTTACTGAGTCTAATCACAACAACTGGCTTTAGTCAGAAGAAAAACTCATCTCCTCCTTTCATTGTAATACAGGTTACTGATCCGCAGTTTGGAATGTATGAGGCCGACAAGGGATTCAGCAAAGAAACAGAACTTTATGAAAGAGCGGTTGATGCAATTAATAAGCTTAACCCTGATTTTGTAGTACTGACCGGCGACCTTGTCAACAAAAAAGATGATCGTGCCCAGGTTACTGAATTCAAAAGGATTACTGCAAGAATTAAGAAAGAGATACCTGTTTATTATTCCCCCGGAAACCACGACATCGGTCAACCGACAACCCAAAAAGATATCGATTCATTTATTTCAGACTATGGTCACGACAGGTTCTCATTTAAGCATAAAAAGAGTCTGATCATGGGAGTGAATTCCTGCCTCATCAAATCGAATACCCCGGTTCTGGAAGAATCTCAGTTCGAATGGCTAAAAAAAGAGCTTAATAAAGGGAAAAAGGCAAAAAACGTAATCCTCTTTACGCACTATCCTTTCTTTATTAACTCTTTTGATGAAGCAGATCAATACTTCAATATTACTGTTGAAACACGTAAAAGATATCTGGAGCTTTTTAAGGAATATGGTGTCGATGCAGTATTCGCCGGACATCTTCACAATAACGGATCGGGCAAATACGGTGATATGCAGATGATTACAACAAGTGCTGTCGGTAAGCCACTTGGGAAAGCAGATTCTGGAATAAGAGTTATTAAGGTATATCCCGATAGGGTAGAAAGTGTATATTATACACTTAATGAGATCCCTTTTCAATAA
- a CDS encoding caspase family protein: MKKSVLVLILFLSQVLFICAQVGSSGKASVLINNKPKPVVVQPVQQAAVETTPVNFRSANAKDNPLGAGKYYALIVGISNYQDPLINELDKPIKDAELFYNSITSRYTFDQENVKFLKNATMAQMVEALDYFAKTVKPSDSFLIFYAGHGVWDANSEIGFWLPSDARKESKLAWFRNSTFRDYLREIHSRHTLLVSDACFGGSILKTRAAFADASLAVNKLYELPSRKAMTSGTLTEVPDQSAFLKYMIDRLDNNQEKYLSSEQLFSSLRIAVINNSNVVPQFGEIKDVGDQGGDFIFILK; the protein is encoded by the coding sequence ATGAAAAAGTCAGTATTGGTTTTAATTCTTTTTCTGTCGCAGGTATTATTTATCTGTGCTCAGGTAGGTAGCAGTGGAAAGGCATCCGTTCTCATTAACAATAAGCCAAAACCTGTTGTTGTGCAGCCCGTTCAACAGGCTGCTGTTGAGACGACACCTGTTAATTTCAGATCTGCAAATGCTAAAGATAATCCATTGGGTGCCGGCAAGTATTATGCACTGATTGTGGGTATCAGCAATTATCAGGATCCCCTTATTAATGAGCTTGATAAACCGATTAAGGATGCTGAGCTTTTTTACAATTCAATCACCAGCAGATATACATTTGATCAGGAAAATGTGAAATTTCTGAAGAATGCAACAATGGCACAAATGGTTGAAGCCCTTGACTATTTCGCAAAAACAGTTAAACCAAGTGATAGTTTTCTGATATTTTATGCCGGCCATGGTGTGTGGGATGCCAATTCCGAAATTGGTTTCTGGCTTCCTTCTGATGCCAGAAAGGAAAGTAAGCTTGCCTGGTTCCGTAACAGTACATTCCGCGATTATCTTCGCGAGATCCATTCACGACATACGCTCCTCGTAAGTGATGCATGTTTTGGCGGTTCAATCTTAAAGACACGTGCTGCATTTGCTGATGCCTCACTTGCTGTAAACAAACTTTATGAACTGCCAAGCCGTAAAGCAATGACAAGCGGAACACTTACAGAGGTTCCTGATCAGAGCGCCTTTCTGAAATATATGATAGACAGGCTTGATAATAATCAGGAGAAGTATCTTTCGTCAGAACAACTGTTCAGCAGCTTGAGAATTGCTGTAATAAACAACAGTAATGTGGTTCCTCAATTTGGGGAGATTAAAGATGTAGGTGACCAGGGAGGTGATTTTATTTTTATACTAAAGTAG
- a CDS encoding transglutaminase domain-containing protein, with protein sequence MIYFRSLLFPVVCILLSGCGPSADQNKLWNTVSNSDSLKQIDERIRLDFSLSEEKAIEAIKERTGKYSDVDKSFWEENGWLEWKLIDGKKMYFNRAVSNLFLIKKFYEEKDKRLLEIAADPEMVLRKKHTEEILKASENNNDPVIPVQLKITYTITVLPDAVPEGETIRCWMPFPKEGHQRQKNPVLLNTSQKDYVIAPDSAIHRTLYMENKASKGKPTIFVATFTYLSSGQYFNLDKEKILPYDKSTEIYKKYTSEQLPHICFTDNIKRLADTISSPDDLPSETVRKIYLWFKENIPWTGALEYSIMPNIPEYVYLNRRGDCGMQTFLFMSMLRYKGIPVRWQSGWKVPPGDKNLHDWCEVYYEGVGWVPADVSYDLQASDVKEIKEFFVSGIDSYRMIVNDGISGLLYPAKKFMRSEPFDFQRGEVEWNGGNLYFDKWDYNMKIEYEK encoded by the coding sequence ATGATTTACTTTAGGTCGTTACTATTCCCCGTTGTCTGCATATTATTGTCAGGATGTGGGCCCTCTGCAGATCAGAATAAACTCTGGAATACTGTTTCAAATTCAGATTCTTTAAAACAGATTGATGAAAGGATAAGGCTTGATTTTTCATTAAGTGAAGAGAAAGCTATTGAGGCAATTAAAGAAAGAACAGGCAAGTACTCAGATGTTGACAAATCATTCTGGGAAGAAAACGGCTGGCTTGAATGGAAGCTTATTGACGGCAAAAAGATGTATTTCAACAGGGCTGTTTCCAATCTGTTTCTGATTAAAAAATTCTATGAGGAAAAAGATAAGAGACTTCTGGAAATTGCAGCAGATCCGGAAATGGTCCTGCGGAAAAAGCACACTGAAGAAATTCTAAAGGCATCTGAAAATAACAACGATCCGGTTATACCAGTTCAGCTTAAGATAACATATACAATTACTGTACTTCCCGACGCTGTACCAGAGGGTGAAACTATACGCTGCTGGATGCCTTTTCCCAAAGAGGGACATCAGCGCCAGAAAAACCCTGTACTGTTAAATACTTCACAGAAGGATTATGTTATCGCACCAGATTCTGCAATTCACCGGACGCTGTATATGGAAAACAAAGCTTCTAAGGGAAAACCTACCATATTTGTAGCAACATTTACATATCTCTCTTCTGGTCAGTATTTTAATCTGGATAAGGAAAAAATACTTCCTTATGATAAGTCAACAGAAATCTATAAAAAGTACACTTCGGAACAGCTTCCTCACATATGTTTTACCGACAATATTAAGAGGCTAGCAGATACAATATCTTCACCTGATGATCTTCCTTCTGAAACAGTTAGAAAGATCTACTTATGGTTCAAGGAAAATATTCCATGGACTGGCGCTCTTGAATATTCCATCATGCCGAATATTCCCGAGTATGTATATCTAAACAGAAGAGGAGATTGCGGTATGCAGACATTTCTGTTCATGTCTATGCTCAGATACAAAGGTATTCCGGTGAGGTGGCAGAGCGGATGGAAGGTACCCCCTGGTGATAAGAACCTGCACGACTGGTGCGAGGTGTATTATGAGGGCGTTGGCTGGGTACCTGCCGATGTCTCTTATGACCTTCAGGCATCTGATGTCAAAGAAATTAAGGAATTCTTTGTTTCCGGAATAGATTCCTACAGGATGATTGTAAATGATGGCATTTCAGGCCTTCTTTACCCTGCCAAGAAGTTCATGCGCAGCGAACCATTTGATTTTCAGAGAGGAGAAGTTGAATGGAACGGCGGAAATCTCTATTTCGATAAGTGGGATTATAATATGAAGATTGAGTATGAAAAATAA
- a CDS encoding peptide chain release factor 3, with protein MDLKSEIKKRRTFAIISHPDAGKTTLTEKLLLFGGAIQTAGAVRSNKIRKSTTSDFMEIEKQRGISVSTSVMAFDFNNVRVNILDTPGHKDFAEDTYRTLSAVDSVILVVDSVKGVEEQTRKLMEVCRMRHTPVMIFINKMDREGIHPYDIVDELEKELKIAVCPYTWPIGHGKQFKGVYNLFKEEVQIFAPDKTSVSESLISTNDIKDPKLISFVGEDNITKLREELELVNSMFETFNMSLYREGYLAPLFFGSALNNFGVLELLETFLEIAPCPGPIHTTERVVEPDEDQLTGFVFKIHANLDPNHRDRIAFLRICSGRFERNKFYFHTRSEKKMRFSSPTSFMANAKSIVDEAFPGDVVGLYDSGNFKIGDTLTEGEMLHFKGVPSFSPEILREVVNLDPMKTKQLDKGVWQMTDEGVAQLFLQQPGNRKIIGTVGELQYEVIKFRLEHEYGVKCNFSHLPYVKACWMTTDNKTELEAFIKRKSGAIAYDKENNPVFFAESEWMLKLAKENFPSITFHQTSDFKIKGVKS; from the coding sequence ATGGATTTAAAGAGCGAAATAAAGAAACGAAGGACCTTTGCCATCATCAGTCACCCTGATGCCGGCAAGACCACACTTACAGAGAAATTGCTTCTCTTTGGCGGCGCTATTCAGACTGCCGGAGCTGTTAGGAGTAATAAAATCAGGAAATCGACCACATCGGATTTTATGGAGATCGAGAAGCAGAGAGGTATTTCAGTTTCAACCTCAGTTATGGCCTTCGATTTCAATAATGTACGTGTTAACATTCTCGATACACCCGGGCATAAGGATTTTGCAGAAGACACATACAGAACACTTTCAGCAGTTGACAGTGTCATACTTGTCGTGGATTCCGTAAAAGGTGTTGAGGAGCAGACACGCAAGCTTATGGAAGTATGCCGTATGCGTCATACTCCTGTAATGATCTTCATCAACAAGATGGACAGGGAAGGAATTCACCCTTATGATATTGTTGATGAGCTTGAAAAGGAGCTCAAAATTGCGGTTTGTCCGTACACCTGGCCTATTGGTCATGGCAAGCAGTTTAAAGGTGTTTATAATCTCTTCAAGGAAGAGGTGCAGATCTTTGCTCCTGACAAGACTAGTGTTTCGGAAAGCCTCATAAGTACCAATGATATCAAAGATCCCAAGCTTATAAGTTTTGTCGGGGAAGATAATATTACAAAGCTGCGGGAAGAGCTTGAACTTGTGAATTCGATGTTTGAGACATTCAACATGTCACTTTACAGGGAAGGCTATCTTGCTCCACTTTTCTTTGGAAGTGCCCTCAATAATTTCGGTGTACTTGAACTGCTGGAAACATTTCTGGAGATTGCTCCATGTCCCGGCCCCATTCATACAACCGAGCGTGTAGTGGAACCGGATGAAGATCAGCTTACAGGTTTTGTTTTTAAAATTCATGCAAATCTTGATCCCAACCACCGCGACAGGATTGCATTTTTAAGGATATGCTCAGGCAGATTTGAAAGAAATAAATTCTATTTCCATACAAGGTCGGAAAAGAAGATGAGGTTTTCCTCACCTACCAGCTTCATGGCTAATGCAAAAAGCATTGTAGATGAGGCCTTTCCGGGAGACGTTGTTGGATTATACGACAGCGGTAATTTCAAGATAGGAGATACACTTACTGAAGGAGAAATGCTTCACTTTAAAGGAGTTCCAAGCTTTTCGCCTGAGATATTAAGAGAAGTTGTGAACCTCGATCCTATGAAAACCAAGCAGCTCGACAAAGGAGTATGGCAGATGACAGATGAAGGAGTTGCACAGTTGTTTTTACAGCAGCCCGGCAACAGGAAGATCATTGGAACAGTGGGAGAACTTCAGTATGAGGTAATTAAGTTCAGGCTTGAGCATGAGTACGGAGTAAAGTGCAATTTTTCTCATCTGCCCTATGTTAAGGCCTGCTGGATGACAACAGACAACAAAACAGAACTTGAAGCTTTTATAAAGAGAAAATCGGGAGCTATTGCTTATGATAAAGAGAATAATCCTGTGTTCTTTGCAGAGAGTGAATGGATGCTAAAGCTGGCAAAAGAAAATTTCCCTTCAATTACATTTCATCAGACATCCGATTTTAAGATTAAGGGCGTAAAATCCTGA
- a CDS encoding GH92 family glycosyl hydrolase, protein MKSKLFFLIVICFPILVSCSEKGSDPVDYVNPNIGGISQLLETTVPLVNLPNSMMRIHRLPGGYQAEKISGFPFILCGHRNGTAGLLMPTSGDVSNDRRSWQSYYDHDYEVCTPYYYSVWLEDPDVNLEFTVAEKSSFYQIAWNKKDKKNLMLGVTTTGSFKVTDNNTVEGFEIYSNKIRVYFYLKTDKSFSADTSRSSGQGSRPSVALTFDVKEKEKVGVKMGVSFVDAEQAKKNLENEIPEWNFEALKSNGKKAWNEALGKIEVEGGTEDQKTVFYTALYRTYERMTNISEDGRYYSGFDDAVHNDNDTVFYNDDWMWDTYRAAHPLHAMINPELEGVKIQSYVRMYEQGGWMPSFPILYGDNPCMNGHHSAAIIADAWFKGIRNFDIEKAYEGLKKNAMEATMLPWRNGPMCSLDTFYLEKGYYPALSIGETETVAAVHSFEKRQAVAITLAHSYDDWCLAQLARSLNKQGDYEYFMKRSQNFKNLFNKETGFFEPRTADGNWVEGFNVKHSGGMGNRDYYDENNGWTYLWDVQHDVSGLISLLGGREKFTAKLDQLFMEGLGMSKYAYLGQFPDATGQVGQFVMGNEPSLHIPYLYNYSGAPWKTQKRIRMLLDTWFPNTPFGIPGDEDGGGLSGFVVFSSMGFYPVTPGIPAFNIGSPVFTEVVVDLQNNNKFKVIAKKSSRENKYIQSAKLNGKEWNKPWFSWDDIKDGGELVLEMGPKPNYTWGAALEDAPPSGIRD, encoded by the coding sequence ATGAAAAGTAAACTATTCTTTCTGATTGTTATTTGCTTTCCAATCCTGGTATCATGCTCTGAAAAAGGCTCAGATCCTGTTGATTATGTTAATCCAAACATCGGAGGTATCAGCCAGTTGCTTGAGACAACTGTACCGCTTGTGAATCTGCCTAACAGCATGATGCGTATTCATCGTTTGCCGGGAGGGTACCAGGCTGAGAAGATCTCCGGATTTCCTTTTATTTTATGCGGACACAGAAATGGAACTGCAGGGCTGTTAATGCCGACATCAGGAGATGTTTCAAACGACAGGCGCTCATGGCAGAGTTATTATGATCATGATTATGAGGTCTGTACACCGTATTATTATTCAGTATGGCTCGAAGATCCGGATGTAAACCTCGAGTTCACTGTTGCGGAGAAGTCTTCATTTTACCAGATTGCATGGAACAAAAAAGATAAGAAAAATCTGATGCTGGGTGTAACAACTACCGGTTCATTTAAAGTGACAGACAATAACACTGTGGAAGGATTTGAGATCTACAGTAATAAAATCAGGGTTTACTTTTATTTAAAAACAGACAAGAGTTTTTCGGCTGATACAAGCCGCAGCAGTGGTCAGGGATCACGTCCGTCTGTTGCTCTGACATTCGATGTTAAGGAGAAAGAGAAGGTTGGAGTTAAGATGGGTGTGTCATTTGTTGATGCAGAGCAGGCAAAGAAAAATCTTGAAAATGAGATTCCTGAATGGAATTTTGAGGCGCTAAAGTCAAATGGTAAGAAAGCATGGAATGAAGCACTTGGCAAAATAGAAGTAGAAGGCGGGACTGAAGATCAGAAAACTGTCTTTTATACAGCATTATACCGCACTTATGAGAGAATGACAAATATCTCTGAGGATGGCCGCTACTACAGCGGTTTCGACGATGCGGTACATAATGATAATGATACTGTGTTTTATAACGACGACTGGATGTGGGATACTTACAGGGCTGCACATCCCCTGCATGCAATGATCAATCCTGAACTGGAAGGAGTGAAAATTCAATCTTATGTCCGGATGTATGAACAGGGAGGTTGGATGCCTTCATTTCCGATTCTTTACGGAGATAATCCATGTATGAATGGTCACCATTCCGCTGCAATTATTGCTGATGCATGGTTTAAGGGGATCAGAAATTTTGACATAGAAAAAGCTTATGAAGGCCTGAAAAAGAATGCGATGGAAGCAACTATGCTTCCATGGAGAAATGGTCCGATGTGCTCACTTGATACATTTTATCTTGAAAAAGGGTATTATCCGGCACTCAGCATTGGTGAAACTGAAACAGTTGCTGCAGTGCATTCTTTTGAAAAAAGACAGGCAGTCGCAATAACTCTGGCTCATAGCTATGATGACTGGTGCCTGGCACAACTTGCCAGGTCGCTTAATAAACAAGGTGATTATGAGTACTTCATGAAAAGATCTCAGAACTTTAAGAATCTCTTCAATAAGGAAACAGGATTTTTTGAACCACGTACTGCTGATGGTAACTGGGTGGAAGGTTTCAATGTAAAGCATTCAGGGGGAATGGGAAACCGCGACTATTATGATGAGAACAACGGCTGGACCTATCTTTGGGATGTACAGCATGATGTTTCCGGCCTGATAAGTCTGCTCGGCGGAAGAGAAAAATTTACTGCAAAGCTTGATCAGTTATTCATGGAAGGTCTTGGAATGAGCAAGTACGCATACCTTGGACAATTCCCTGATGCTACAGGTCAGGTTGGCCAGTTTGTTATGGGTAATGAACCAAGTCTTCATATACCATATTTATACAACTATTCCGGTGCCCCGTGGAAAACACAGAAACGTATCAGGATGCTGCTTGATACCTGGTTCCCTAATACACCTTTTGGTATACCGGGCGATGAGGATGGCGGTGGTCTTTCAGGATTTGTGGTATTCTCAAGTATGGGATTTTATCCTGTAACACCCGGGATTCCTGCATTTAATATTGGAAGTCCGGTATTTACTGAAGTGGTTGTTGACCTGCAGAATAATAATAAGTTCAAAGTTATTGCGAAGAAGAGCAGCAGGGAGAACAAGTATATTCAAAGTGCAAAGCTCAATGGCAAAGAATGGAATAAACCCTGGTTCAGCTGGGATGATATTAAGGACGGAGGAGAGTTGGTTCTGGAGATGGGCCCGAAACCGAATTACACCTGGGGTGCAGCTTTGGAGGATGCGCCGCCTTCGGGAATACGTGACTAA